The following coding sequences lie in one Methylotenera versatilis 301 genomic window:
- a CDS encoding site-specific integrase, whose protein sequence is MHQPQEGVYRRPDSRYWWINATLSNGKRVRQSAGTENRQEAEAFLAKIKLDAYREVHFGIKPERSWQDAVVRFLAVKAMLRDVKGYCSLCRRLDTYLGGMMLNQINGDMIWNIIQGELKRGNKIATINRHLAVTRAILRMARDEWQWIDSVPKIRLLSGEVERDRWLNHDEADRLIAECPPHLAAMVRFALTTGCRASEITGLEWNRVDLERRTAWLDKTKNGTPRGIPLNHDAIKVLAALKGNHPRYCFTFRGEPIKRAITNHAWYAAVERVGLGDFRFHDLRHTWASWHRQAGTSCDELKELGGWKSRSMVDRYAKFATEHLAVAANRIDSGQLGNVIPLSRFSHANEKAA, encoded by the coding sequence ATGCACCAACCCCAAGAAGGAGTCTACCGTAGACCTGATTCGCGCTACTGGTGGATTAATGCAACACTCTCAAACGGCAAAAGAGTACGCCAAAGTGCTGGGACTGAAAACCGACAAGAAGCCGAAGCGTTTTTAGCTAAAATAAAGTTAGATGCGTATCGTGAAGTGCATTTCGGAATCAAACCAGAACGTAGTTGGCAAGATGCTGTAGTCAGGTTTTTAGCAGTTAAAGCAATGCTGCGTGATGTAAAAGGTTATTGTAGCTTGTGCCGTCGATTGGATACTTATTTGGGCGGCATGATGCTCAATCAGATCAACGGTGACATGATCTGGAACATCATACAAGGCGAGCTAAAGCGTGGTAATAAGATTGCAACTATTAATCGTCATTTGGCGGTCACTCGTGCAATTCTTCGTATGGCGCGTGATGAATGGCAGTGGATTGATTCTGTGCCTAAAATCCGTTTGTTATCGGGTGAGGTTGAAAGAGATCGCTGGCTTAATCATGATGAGGCTGATCGGTTGATTGCCGAATGCCCTCCTCATTTAGCTGCAATGGTTAGATTCGCTTTAACAACTGGGTGCCGAGCGAGTGAGATTACTGGTCTTGAATGGAATCGAGTCGATTTAGAACGTCGAACGGCTTGGCTAGATAAGACTAAAAATGGAACTCCGCGAGGTATTCCGTTGAATCACGATGCAATAAAAGTGTTAGCAGCTTTAAAGGGAAATCATCCCCGTTACTGCTTCACATTTAGAGGTGAGCCGATCAAGCGTGCGATTACTAATCACGCTTGGTATGCAGCCGTCGAACGTGTTGGATTAGGAGATTTTAGATTTCATGATCTGAGACACACTTGGGCATCATGGCATAGACAGGCAGGAACGTCATGCGATGAACTCAAGGAATTAGGCGGTTGGAAGTCTCGATCTATGGTAGATCGTTACGCTAAATTTGCCACTGAACATTTAGCCGTAGCCGCTAACAGGATTGATTCTGGTCAGCTTGGAAACGTAATACCGTTGTCACGTTTTAGTCACGCTAATGAAAAAGCGGCTTAG
- the ffh gene encoding signal recognition particle protein has protein sequence MLENLTDRLQGVIKTLRGQARLTEENISDAMREVRMALLEADVALPVVKEFIAQVKQRAQGQEVLQSLTPGQAVIQVVHDELTELMGKANVGLNLAAVAPAIILMAGLQGSGKTTTSAKLAKLLKEQKKKVLLASADVYRPAAIEQLKTLAKQLDVDCFDSNATQKPLDIAAAALDFAKRGYYDVIIFDTAGRLGIDEAMMAEIKALHTLLNPIETLFVVDAMQGQDAVNTAKAFGDTLPLTGVILTKLDGDSRGGAALSVRHITGKPIKFVGVSEKVDGLEPFHPERMASRILGMGDVLSLIEQAHKNVDMAEAQKLADKVKSGKNFDLDDFKAQMSQMRKMGGMGALMDKMPAQMAGMANKMNPDDADKAIRRIEGIINSMTALERRKPELIKATRKKRIADGSGVQVQEVNRLLKQFEETQKMMKMFAKGGMAKMMRNMGNLMGGKMPGMR, from the coding sequence ATGCTAGAAAATCTAACCGACCGCCTACAGGGCGTCATCAAAACTTTACGTGGTCAAGCTAGGCTCACTGAAGAAAATATTTCGGATGCGATGCGTGAAGTGCGCATGGCCTTGCTTGAGGCAGACGTTGCCCTGCCCGTTGTAAAAGAGTTTATCGCGCAAGTCAAACAGCGCGCTCAGGGCCAGGAGGTGCTTCAAAGCCTAACGCCAGGCCAGGCAGTTATTCAAGTAGTGCACGACGAACTTACTGAGTTAATGGGTAAGGCAAATGTAGGCTTGAATCTAGCAGCAGTTGCTCCAGCTATTATTTTGATGGCTGGTTTGCAAGGTTCTGGTAAAACCACCACCTCAGCCAAACTTGCAAAATTACTAAAAGAGCAGAAAAAGAAAGTGCTGCTTGCCAGTGCTGACGTATACCGCCCAGCTGCGATAGAGCAGCTTAAAACACTGGCTAAACAATTAGACGTAGATTGCTTCGATAGTAACGCTACTCAAAAGCCACTAGATATTGCTGCTGCGGCTTTAGATTTCGCTAAACGCGGATATTACGATGTCATTATTTTCGATACAGCGGGTCGTCTAGGCATTGATGAAGCGATGATGGCGGAAATTAAAGCGCTGCATACCTTACTTAATCCGATTGAAACTTTGTTTGTGGTCGATGCAATGCAAGGTCAAGATGCAGTCAATACCGCAAAAGCTTTCGGCGATACCTTGCCATTGACAGGCGTAATACTGACCAAACTGGATGGTGATTCACGCGGCGGTGCGGCATTATCTGTACGTCACATTACAGGTAAGCCCATTAAATTCGTCGGCGTGAGTGAAAAGGTGGATGGCTTAGAACCATTCCACCCAGAACGTATGGCATCACGCATACTAGGCATGGGTGATGTGCTGAGCTTGATTGAGCAAGCGCATAAAAATGTCGACATGGCTGAAGCACAGAAACTCGCCGATAAAGTTAAATCAGGTAAAAACTTTGATCTGGATGACTTTAAGGCGCAGATGTCGCAAATGCGCAAAATGGGTGGCATGGGCGCGCTCATGGACAAAATGCCAGCGCAAATGGCTGGTATGGCAAATAAAATGAATCCAGATGATGCAGACAAAGCCATTCGCCGCATAGAAGGCATTATTAACAGCATGACGGCGCTCGAGCGCCGTAAACCAGAGTTGATTAAGGCTACGCGCAAGAAACGTATTGCAGACGGCTCAGGCGTGCAAGTGCAAGAAGTAAACCGTTTGCTCAAGCAGTTCGAAGAAACCCAAAAGATGATGAAAATGTTCGCAAAAGGCGGCATGGCAAAAATGATGCGTAATATGGGTAATTTGATGGGCGGAAAAATGCCCGGCATGCGTTAA
- a CDS encoding cytochrome C assembly family protein — MQNLIPYLVVFVIYIAVAADFWRGDKTTSNSQSLKLHSAMITLGLIIHAWLLYQVIFGNHFNLGFFNMLSAIAWLTVLIYWLADLKHQLTSLQAFVLPPAAIFAILPASNATNHFMPLAESPLFLAHIGIALLAYSLFTFATFHALLMTIAERALHNKPTLIKLPSFPPLMVMETLLFRIITLGFVLLTVTLISGILFSEQIFGKPMQFNHKTVFSIASWIIYGALLYGRFQYGWRGLKAIRWTLTGFMLLVLAYVGSKFILEVVLGR; from the coding sequence ATGCAAAACTTAATTCCTTATTTAGTAGTTTTCGTTATTTATATCGCGGTAGCTGCAGATTTTTGGCGCGGCGATAAAACAACCTCAAACTCACAATCTTTGAAGCTGCATTCAGCCATGATAACGCTTGGCTTAATCATTCACGCATGGTTGCTGTATCAAGTGATTTTTGGAAATCACTTCAACTTAGGCTTCTTTAATATGCTTTCAGCGATTGCTTGGCTGACGGTATTGATTTATTGGCTAGCTGACTTAAAACATCAACTGACGAGTTTACAAGCTTTCGTGTTACCACCTGCGGCTATTTTTGCAATTTTGCCAGCCTCTAATGCGACAAATCATTTCATGCCATTGGCTGAGTCACCCTTGTTCTTAGCGCATATTGGGATTGCCTTGCTGGCTTATAGCTTATTCACATTTGCCACATTCCATGCCTTACTAATGACAATCGCCGAGCGTGCTTTGCATAACAAACCTACACTGATCAAATTACCGAGCTTTCCACCGCTGATGGTGATGGAAACCTTGTTATTCAGAATCATCACGCTGGGGTTTGTTCTGCTAACCGTTACGCTGATTAGCGGCATCTTATTTTCTGAGCAGATTTTTGGCAAACCGATGCAGTTTAATCACAAAACTGTATTTTCAATTGCCAGCTGGATTATCTATGGCGCACTTTTATACGGGCGCTTTCAATATGGCTGGCGTGGTCTAAAAGCCATTCGCTGGACTTTAACAGGATTTATGTTACTAGTACTGGCTTACGTCGGCAGCAAGTTCATCCTTGAAGTGGTACTTGGTCGATAA
- a CDS encoding HAD family hydrolase codes for MKQNLALFDLDNTLLAGDSDYNWSLFLISEGLLDAKTHQDRNEQFYQDYKNGCLNITEFLAFQLKPLSEHSKQFLDELHVKYMDKVIRPMMTKKAQTLVDKHKAAGDLCVVITATNSFVTKPIATAYGIEHLLGSDPEMVNGQYTGGVTGVPTYKEGKVIRLNQWLEARGSKLSDYDVSYFYSDSHNDLPLMKLVTNPVAVDADETLAAYAKAQAWPAISLRD; via the coding sequence ATGAAACAAAATTTAGCATTATTTGACTTAGACAATACCTTGCTGGCAGGTGATAGCGACTATAACTGGAGCTTGTTTTTAATCAGCGAAGGTTTACTGGATGCAAAAACACATCAAGATCGTAACGAACAGTTTTATCAAGATTATAAAAATGGTTGTTTGAATATTACAGAGTTTTTAGCATTTCAATTGAAACCGCTATCAGAACACTCCAAACAGTTCTTAGATGAACTGCATGTTAAATACATGGATAAAGTGATTCGCCCGATGATGACGAAAAAAGCGCAAACCTTGGTGGATAAGCATAAAGCCGCGGGTGATTTGTGTGTGGTCATTACTGCAACCAATAGCTTTGTCACAAAGCCCATTGCAACGGCCTATGGCATTGAGCATTTACTTGGTAGCGATCCTGAAATGGTGAATGGTCAATATACAGGTGGCGTGACAGGTGTGCCAACTTACAAAGAAGGTAAAGTCATCCGCCTTAATCAGTGGTTAGAAGCGCGCGGTAGTAAGCTGAGTGATTACGATGTCAGCTATTTTTACAGTGACTCGCACAATGACCTGCCGCTAATGAAGCTAGTGACCAATCCTGTTGCGGTGGATGCGGATGAAACTTTAGCTGCCTATGCAAAAGCGCAAGCATGGCCAGCTATCAGCCTGCGTGACTAG
- the yedA gene encoding drug/metabolite exporter YedA: MSNKNQSLLIVLALFCTYFIWGSTYLAIRFGIESFPPFLMAGIRFAVAGSILYIVMRFLGAPNPTKRQWLGATAIGILLPALGNGTVCYVQQTVSSSVAALSIATAPIWMAIFSSIWGHHITHKEWLGIAIGLVGIVLLNVGGSLHGEFASAMLLIFAAACWSFGSVWSKHMDLPKGLMASAAQMLAGGVALLIVSAFQGESWPQHISPKSWGAMLFLVVLGSIVTYSAYQYLLKTVRPLVASSNTFVNPVVAFTVGIWFANEHVTTNEYIALAIILLGVFLVLSESGKEV; the protein is encoded by the coding sequence ATGAGTAATAAAAACCAAAGCCTGCTGATTGTTTTAGCGCTGTTCTGCACCTACTTCATCTGGGGCTCAACTTATCTTGCTATTCGTTTTGGCATAGAAAGCTTCCCTCCATTTTTGATGGCGGGGATACGGTTTGCGGTAGCTGGTTCGATTTTATATATCGTGATGCGCTTTTTGGGTGCGCCTAACCCCACCAAGCGACAATGGCTAGGTGCAACTGCAATTGGCATTTTGTTGCCAGCCCTTGGCAATGGTACGGTGTGCTATGTACAGCAAACGGTTTCATCAAGTGTTGCGGCACTTTCTATTGCGACTGCGCCAATCTGGATGGCGATTTTCTCGTCTATTTGGGGGCATCACATTACCCATAAAGAATGGTTGGGTATCGCTATTGGTCTAGTGGGTATCGTGTTGCTTAATGTTGGTGGTAGCCTGCATGGCGAGTTCGCGAGTGCCATGCTGTTGATATTTGCAGCAGCTTGCTGGTCGTTTGGCTCAGTTTGGAGTAAACACATGGATTTGCCTAAAGGTTTAATGGCGAGTGCGGCACAAATGCTGGCTGGTGGTGTGGCGCTATTGATTGTAAGTGCATTTCAAGGTGAAAGCTGGCCACAACACATTAGCCCTAAGTCTTGGGGTGCTATGTTGTTCTTAGTCGTCTTAGGATCCATTGTTACTTACAGTGCTTACCAATATCTACTTAAAACCGTGCGTCCGTTAGTGGCGAGCAGTAATACGTTTGTTAACCCTGTTGTAGCATTCACAGTTGGTATTTGGTTTGCAAACGAGCATGTCACTACTAATGAATATATAGCGTTGGCGATTATTTTGCTTGGCGTATTCTTAGTCCTTTCTGAAAGTGGCAAAGAAGTTTAA
- a CDS encoding 2-isopropylmalate synthase, which translates to MNTATNQATKQDQIIIFDTTLRDGEQSPGAAMTKEEKIRIARQLEKLGVNVIEAGFAAASPGDFDSISEIAKIIKNSTVCSLARASENDVRRAGEAIKHAASGRIHTFIATSKIHMENKLRMTEDQVVERAVQAVKWALEYTKDVEFSAEDAVRSDMDFLVRVFDAVIEAGATTINVPDTVGYSIPAPWGERMATLIKRVKNSDKVVWSTHCHNDLGMAVANSLAAVMNGARQVECTINGLGERAGNASLEEVVMAIKTRSDIFNLTTSIDATQIVTTSKLVSTITGYPVQPNKAIVGANAFAHESGIHQDGVLKHRETYEIMRAEDVGWNANKLTLGKLSGRNAFRTRLKELGIELETDDLLNVAFAKFKDLADKKSEIFDEDLHALVSDDFVSEATESFKLVYLQVSSITGEVPHAIITVSENGVETRAEANGGGPVDAAFKAIETIVSSGAELQLYSVNNITSGTDAQGEVTVRLSKGGRIVNGQGADTDIVVASVKAYLNALNKIQSKSERAHPQV; encoded by the coding sequence ATGAATACAGCGACGAATCAAGCAACTAAACAAGATCAAATTATTATTTTTGACACCACCTTGCGCGATGGCGAACAAAGCCCAGGCGCAGCGATGACCAAAGAAGAAAAAATCCGTATCGCACGACAACTTGAAAAATTGGGTGTTAACGTCATTGAGGCAGGCTTTGCTGCTGCAAGCCCAGGTGATTTTGACTCGATTTCAGAAATCGCCAAAATCATTAAAAACTCAACGGTATGTTCATTGGCGCGTGCTAGTGAAAACGATGTGCGTCGTGCTGGCGAGGCAATTAAACATGCCGCTAGCGGCCGTATTCATACGTTTATTGCCACCAGCAAAATCCACATGGAAAACAAACTTCGCATGACGGAAGACCAAGTGGTCGAGCGTGCGGTGCAGGCTGTTAAATGGGCGTTGGAATACACTAAAGATGTAGAGTTTTCAGCCGAAGATGCTGTACGCTCTGATATGGACTTTTTAGTACGCGTGTTTGATGCAGTCATTGAAGCTGGCGCAACTACGATCAATGTGCCAGACACAGTTGGCTATTCAATCCCTGCGCCATGGGGCGAGCGTATGGCAACCTTAATTAAACGCGTAAAAAACAGCGATAAAGTCGTATGGTCGACGCACTGTCATAATGATTTGGGTATGGCGGTAGCTAACTCATTGGCTGCGGTAATGAACGGTGCACGTCAAGTGGAGTGTACGATTAATGGTTTGGGTGAGCGTGCAGGTAATGCGAGCTTAGAAGAAGTGGTCATGGCGATTAAAACGCGTAGCGACATTTTTAACTTAACGACAAGTATCGATGCCACGCAAATCGTCACAACTAGTAAATTAGTGTCGACTATTACTGGTTATCCAGTGCAGCCAAACAAAGCGATTGTAGGCGCAAATGCCTTTGCACATGAATCTGGTATCCATCAAGATGGCGTATTGAAGCATCGTGAAACTTACGAAATTATGCGCGCTGAAGACGTAGGCTGGAATGCTAATAAATTAACTTTGGGTAAATTGTCAGGTCGTAACGCGTTTAGAACGCGGTTGAAAGAGCTTGGCATTGAGTTGGAAACAGACGATTTGTTGAATGTGGCATTTGCAAAATTCAAAGATTTGGCTGATAAAAAGTCTGAGATTTTTGATGAAGATTTGCACGCTTTGGTGAGCGATGACTTTGTTTCTGAGGCGACAGAAAGCTTCAAATTAGTGTATTTGCAAGTGTCATCCATTACTGGCGAAGTGCCGCACGCCATTATTACCGTATCAGAAAATGGTGTTGAAACACGCGCTGAAGCTAATGGTGGTGGTCCAGTAGATGCTGCTTTTAAGGCGATTGAAACCATTGTAAGCAGTGGTGCTGAATTGCAGCTTTATTCAGTGAACAATATTACAAGCGGTACCGATGCGCAGGGCGAAGTGACTGTACGTCTTTCTAAAGGTGGTCGTATTGTAAACGGACAGGGCGCGGATACTGATATTGTGGTTGCATCGGTAAAAGCCTATTTGAATGCCTTGAATAAGATTCAGTCTAAGTCTGAGCGTGCGCATCCGCAGGTGTGA
- the pssA gene encoding CDP-diacylglycerol--serine O-phosphatidyltransferase has product MTEPNDKIKSNDKVKRRETDSASLRHRGIYLLPNLFTSAALFSGFFAIVQAMNGNFELAAIAIFVAMVLDGLDGRVARMTNTQSAFGAEYDSLSDMVSFGVAPALILYIWALKPLGKLGWLAAFTYCACAALRLARFNTKLDDDNQDKRYFQGLPSPGAAALLAGFVWVSYEYGVSGRDVFFGVLQWKWMAWGLTIFAGLSMVSDLRYYSGKDINLKESVPFFVILAIMLVIVLISYSPPEVLLFVMASYALSGYIMWIQEKFEKVKPE; this is encoded by the coding sequence ATGACTGAACCTAACGACAAGATTAAATCTAACGATAAAGTAAAGCGCAGGGAAACCGATAGCGCAAGCTTGCGCCACCGTGGTATTTATTTGCTACCGAATTTGTTTACTTCAGCAGCATTATTCTCAGGTTTTTTTGCCATTGTGCAGGCCATGAATGGTAATTTTGAACTCGCTGCAATTGCGATATTTGTGGCAATGGTATTAGATGGCTTAGATGGTCGTGTTGCTCGTATGACCAATACACAAAGCGCCTTTGGTGCAGAATACGATAGCCTTTCAGATATGGTATCTTTTGGCGTTGCGCCAGCGCTTATACTATATATATGGGCATTGAAGCCTCTGGGTAAATTAGGCTGGCTAGCGGCATTTACTTATTGCGCATGTGCTGCATTGCGTTTGGCAAGATTCAACACTAAATTAGATGATGACAATCAAGATAAGCGCTACTTCCAAGGCTTACCTAGCCCAGGCGCAGCTGCATTATTGGCTGGTTTTGTATGGGTTTCTTACGAATATGGTGTGAGTGGTCGTGATGTATTCTTCGGTGTATTGCAATGGAAATGGATGGCTTGGGGCCTCACTATATTCGCGGGTCTTTCTATGGTGAGTGATTTGCGTTATTACAGCGGCAAAGACATTAACCTAAAAGAAAGCGTACCATTTTTTGTGATTTTGGCCATTATGTTAGTGATTGTGCTGATTTCATACAGCCCGCCAGAAGTGTTGCTGTTCGTGATGGCATCATATGCGCTGTCAGGTTACATCATGTGGATACAGGAAAAATTTGAGAAAGTTAAACCTGAGTAA
- a CDS encoding phosphatidate cytidylyltransferase, producing the protein MLTHFANTLEALDPTHKFYGLIGAVAALLLIASIVGWVLKRQLLTKNNPSEKSLKLINNLISRVNAWWVMVAILVIAFLAGKLGTIILFGFISYFALREFMTLTPTRAGDHRTLSLAFFLLIPLHYYLIYTNWYGLFSVLIPVYAFLLMPSISVLAQDTEHFLERAAKIQWGVMISIYCISHAPALLLLPITHFEGQNTLLLFYFLLIVQLSDVLQYVFGNLFGKTKVAPVVSPNKTLEGLIGGGLSTILVGTGLWWITPFTPLQSAGMATVIVAMGFLGGLVMSAIKRSLGAKDWGNMIEGHGGMLDRMDSVSFAAPVFFHLVRYYFTP; encoded by the coding sequence ATGCTAACTCACTTTGCTAATACGCTTGAAGCGCTAGACCCAACGCATAAATTTTATGGGTTGATAGGCGCTGTAGCCGCATTATTGCTCATTGCCTCTATTGTTGGTTGGGTGTTGAAACGCCAGCTGCTGACCAAAAATAATCCATCGGAAAAATCACTCAAGCTCATTAATAATCTCATTTCACGGGTGAATGCATGGTGGGTGATGGTTGCTATTCTCGTTATTGCCTTTTTGGCTGGGAAGTTGGGTACTATTATTTTATTTGGCTTTATTTCATATTTTGCATTGCGTGAATTTATGACGCTTACGCCAACACGCGCAGGCGATCACCGCACATTGTCATTAGCCTTTTTTCTGCTGATACCTTTACATTATTATTTGATTTACACTAATTGGTACGGCTTGTTTAGCGTACTTATCCCCGTTTATGCTTTTTTATTGATGCCCTCTATTTCAGTGCTCGCGCAGGATACCGAACATTTTTTAGAGCGCGCAGCTAAAATTCAATGGGGTGTGATGATTTCTATTTATTGCATCAGCCACGCGCCAGCATTGCTTTTGCTGCCAATTACGCACTTTGAGGGACAAAATACCTTACTGCTGTTTTACTTTTTGCTGATCGTTCAATTGAGTGATGTGCTGCAATATGTATTCGGTAACTTGTTTGGTAAAACTAAGGTTGCGCCTGTTGTCAGCCCTAATAAAACGCTGGAAGGTTTAATCGGCGGTGGTTTGTCGACAATTTTAGTAGGTACTGGATTGTGGTGGATTACGCCATTCACACCACTGCAAAGCGCAGGTATGGCTACGGTCATTGTCGCGATGGGTTTTTTGGGTGGCTTGGTGATGTCTGCCATCAAGCGCAGTTTGGGCGCTAAAGATTGGGGTAACATGATAGAGGGCCATGGCGGCATGTTAGACAGAATGGATTCTGTGAGTTTTGCCGCACCGGTTTTCTTTCACCTAGTGCGGTATTACTTTACGCCGTGA
- a CDS encoding lysophospholipid acyltransferase family protein, with translation MLIDITRLAMIGLVRLLVGAHPRWVGAAPSVAQSIYFTNHTSHLDTLALWVALPAAIRAKTRPVAAKDYWGRGKIKRFIALKVLNAVLIDREVSRHSDPLAPLLAALAAGDSLILFPEGTRKAQAEPSDFKGGLYHLAEAFPHVKLIPVYLDTLHRCMPKGSYLPVPLICTVRFGATLTWQADEHKKAFLTRARAAILSLI, from the coding sequence ATGCTTATAGATATCACACGATTAGCCATGATTGGTCTGGTTAGGCTTTTAGTCGGTGCTCATCCGCGCTGGGTAGGTGCTGCGCCAAGTGTGGCGCAAAGTATTTACTTTACGAATCACACCAGTCATTTAGATACGCTGGCTTTATGGGTTGCATTACCTGCAGCTATTCGCGCAAAAACCAGACCAGTAGCCGCTAAAGATTACTGGGGACGTGGCAAAATTAAGCGCTTTATTGCATTAAAAGTGCTTAATGCTGTGCTAATCGACCGGGAAGTTTCGCGCCATAGCGACCCATTAGCACCGTTGTTAGCTGCGCTTGCTGCGGGTGATTCGTTGATTCTTTTTCCAGAAGGCACTCGTAAAGCGCAGGCTGAGCCTAGCGATTTTAAAGGCGGTTTGTATCATTTAGCCGAAGCCTTTCCTCATGTAAAACTTATCCCAGTTTATTTAGATACACTGCATCGCTGCATGCCCAAAGGCAGTTATTTGCCTGTGCCGTTAATTTGTACGGTGAGATTTGGCGCTACGCTTACATGGCAAGCCGATGAGCATAAAAAAGCATTTCTAACGCGTGCTCGCGCTGCGATTTTGAGTTTGATTTAA
- the tgt gene encoding tRNA guanosine(34) transglycosylase Tgt, producing MQFTLHKQDGLARRGTVHLAHGDVQTPAFMPVGTYGTVKAMSPLELKEIDAHIVLGNTFHLWLRPGLEVIAAHGGLHKFMGWDGPILTDSGGFQVFSLGAMRKISEEGVKFKSPINGDTCFLTPEESMRIQKVLNSDIVMIFDECTPFPATLKEANDSMQLSLRWAKRSKDAHQGNSNALFGIIQGGMFEELRDVSLAGLTEIDFDGFAIGGLSVGEPKEDMLRILAHTAPKMPQNKPRYLMGVGTPEDLVAAVSQGIDMFDCVMPTRNARNGWLFTQYGDVKIKNTRYKTDIQPLDADCACYTCQNFSRAYLHHLHRVGEILGARLNTIHNLHYYQVLMASMRSAIEAGTFEAFKTEFAIKRTQLNT from the coding sequence ATGCAATTTACCTTACACAAACAAGATGGCCTTGCCCGTCGCGGTACTGTTCACCTAGCGCATGGCGATGTGCAAACACCTGCATTCATGCCAGTGGGCACTTATGGCACGGTAAAAGCGATGTCGCCACTCGAGCTTAAAGAAATTGATGCACACATCGTTTTAGGCAACACTTTCCACCTATGGTTACGACCTGGCTTAGAGGTGATTGCAGCGCATGGCGGCTTGCACAAATTTATGGGATGGGATGGCCCAATACTGACAGACTCAGGCGGTTTCCAAGTATTCAGCTTAGGCGCGATGCGTAAAATTTCGGAAGAAGGCGTGAAGTTTAAAAGCCCCATCAATGGCGACACCTGCTTTTTAACACCAGAAGAATCCATGCGCATTCAAAAAGTATTGAACAGCGACATCGTGATGATTTTTGACGAATGCACGCCCTTCCCTGCGACTTTAAAAGAAGCGAACGACTCAATGCAATTAAGTTTGCGCTGGGCAAAGCGCAGCAAAGATGCGCATCAAGGCAATAGCAATGCGCTGTTTGGCATCATTCAAGGCGGCATGTTCGAAGAATTGCGTGACGTATCACTAGCAGGTTTAACTGAAATTGATTTTGATGGTTTTGCCATTGGCGGCTTATCAGTGGGCGAACCAAAAGAAGATATGCTGCGCATATTGGCACACACCGCCCCTAAAATGCCACAAAACAAACCACGCTACTTGATGGGCGTTGGTACGCCAGAGGATTTAGTCGCAGCAGTTTCGCAAGGTATCGATATGTTCGACTGCGTAATGCCGACTCGCAACGCTCGCAACGGCTGGCTATTCACCCAATATGGCGACGTGAAAATTAAAAATACCCGCTATAAAACTGACATCCAACCTTTAGATGCTGATTGCGCTTGCTACACCTGTCAAAACTTCAGCCGTGCCTATTTGCACCATTTACACAGAGTAGGCGAAATTCTAGGCGCGCGTTTAAACACCATACACAATCTGCATTATTACCAAGTGTTGATGGCAAGCATGCGAAGTGCAATTGAAGCAGGTACTTTTGAAGCTTTTAAAACAGAGTTTGCAATAAAACGCACTCAACTGAACACATAA
- a CDS encoding PEP-CTERM sorting domain-containing protein, whose translation MKNLLLGLFCLLNFNLASAQTINFDDLAGDFNPVPEGYAGLSWNTSNLTGVVDVAPFLVPGVDYTGIQNNALFNAYGYQGPNTTIIRAINGGAFDFLSGFWSAGVTGNADISFEGYVNNQLVFSSATYNLTGSAVTPVTLNWLGLDSLKISSTSAIWIADNLQVNVLSSPVPEPETYGMLVVGLGLIATVIRRRKSAL comes from the coding sequence ATGAAAAATCTTTTACTTGGTTTGTTTTGTTTATTGAATTTTAATTTGGCATCTGCACAGACTATTAACTTCGACGATTTGGCTGGTGATTTTAACCCAGTGCCAGAAGGTTATGCAGGATTGAGCTGGAATACATCTAATTTGACTGGAGTAGTGGATGTTGCCCCTTTTCTTGTGCCAGGGGTTGACTATACGGGAATTCAAAATAATGCCTTATTCAATGCTTATGGATATCAAGGACCGAATACGACAATCATAAGAGCTATAAATGGTGGAGCTTTTGATTTTTTAAGTGGGTTTTGGTCGGCCGGAGTAACTGGTAATGCAGACATCTCATTCGAAGGTTATGTCAACAATCAGTTGGTTTTTAGTAGTGCGACGTATAATCTAACGGGAAGTGCTGTTACGCCAGTTACTCTTAACTGGCTGGGTTTAGATTCACTTAAAATTTCAAGCACTTCAGCAATTTGGATTGCTGATAATTTACAAGTCAATGTTTTGAGCTCGCCTGTACCAGAACCGGAAACTTACGGCATGCTTGTTGTTGGACTAGGGCTGATTGCTACAGTGATACGCCGTCGCAAAAGTGCGCTCTAA